A part of Thermotoga petrophila RKU-1 genomic DNA contains:
- a CDS encoding DUF429 domain-containing protein: MITAGVDGTRRGWVYALVEERKVLEIGLMERFSFLGFPVLVDIPIGLPETGERVCDRLARKILSRRAGCVFTVPVREAVYQKTYEDALMINRKKQGKGFSVQFWNIVEKVREVDLFLRENPSLVSVIKESHPELCFLRLSGRLLASKHTEEGIKQRIDVLRRFLTLDVKELKKTEERLKVALHDLLDALVLALSGQFSLETIPENPPNDRYGLPMSIKIPKIINGRWNFLSTVSPSRFPSVLLQSLVGY, translated from the coding sequence ATGATCACGGCCGGCGTGGATGGTACCCGAAGAGGATGGGTGTACGCCCTGGTCGAAGAACGCAAAGTTTTGGAGATAGGTCTCATGGAACGCTTTTCGTTCCTGGGATTTCCTGTGCTTGTGGACATTCCCATAGGGCTTCCGGAGACCGGTGAAAGAGTGTGTGACAGACTCGCACGGAAGATCCTTTCAAGGCGGGCAGGATGTGTGTTCACCGTGCCTGTCAGAGAAGCGGTTTATCAGAAAACCTATGAGGACGCTCTGATGATCAACAGGAAAAAGCAGGGAAAGGGATTTTCTGTTCAGTTCTGGAACATCGTGGAAAAAGTGAGGGAAGTGGATCTCTTCTTGAGAGAAAATCCTTCGCTGGTTAGTGTGATCAAAGAATCTCATCCAGAGCTTTGCTTTTTGAGGCTTTCTGGAAGACTTCTTGCCTCAAAACACACAGAAGAAGGAATTAAGCAGAGAATAGATGTTCTGAGGAGATTCCTCACACTCGATGTGAAAGAACTGAAAAAGACTGAAGAAAGACTGAAAGTTGCCCTTCACGACCTTCTCGACGCTCTGGTACTTGCCCTCTCCGGACAGTTCTCACTGGAGACGATCCCCGAAAACCCACCGAACGATCGCTACGGTCTTCCGATGAGCATAAAAATCCCAAAGATCATCAATGGAAGATGGAACTTTCTGTCTACCGTGTCTCCCTCACGTTTTCCCAGCGTTTTGCTTCAGAGTCTGGTAGGATATTAA
- a CDS encoding PhoPQ-activated pathogenicity-related family protein has translation MKKATSLIMLILTATIFAVHPLDVLTRERGTSLYETKISTTTQEGEEIYVLKSYGMKWQEIQWFHRVGIILPSNLRYKDRAFLLITGGSRKEENEGYYRSFLEDVLEYLWVARMFESPFVVVGDVPNQPIFGLREDALIAETFRMYLEKPDPYLPLLVPMTYGVIKAMDTAQDFLEKKGIEIKGFMVSGASKRGWTTYLTAIFDPRVFAIAPMVYDNLNIEAQLLHQKEYYSTYSEKLKDYQERGLFEILESDLGKRLLEMVDPYAMRLRLSLPKILVLGTNDEYWTVDSANLYVDDLPGETFLFYSPNDPHNLKNVKEIIETLSSFFKMYPKLPKVEFSYEGGKILVEKIPEIVDAELWFARSKSRDFRKTVWLRRGVEETDYSLIGVPPEKPEGFYQAYFLRVTLEINGLRMKLCSKMIVE, from the coding sequence ATGAAAAAAGCGACAAGTTTGATAATGCTGATTCTCACCGCCACGATCTTCGCCGTGCATCCTCTGGACGTTCTCACTCGAGAAAGAGGAACTTCTCTTTACGAAACGAAGATCTCAACCACTACCCAGGAGGGTGAGGAAATATACGTTCTCAAATCCTATGGAATGAAATGGCAGGAGATTCAGTGGTTTCACAGGGTGGGTATCATTCTTCCATCCAATCTACGATACAAAGATCGAGCATTCCTGCTGATAACAGGTGGGAGCAGGAAAGAGGAAAACGAAGGTTACTACAGGTCGTTTCTGGAGGACGTCCTGGAGTATCTGTGGGTGGCGAGGATGTTTGAGTCTCCCTTCGTGGTTGTGGGTGATGTTCCCAATCAGCCGATCTTTGGTCTCAGAGAAGATGCGTTGATTGCAGAGACGTTCAGAATGTACCTTGAAAAACCCGATCCATACCTTCCTCTCCTTGTTCCCATGACGTACGGTGTGATAAAGGCCATGGACACAGCGCAGGATTTCCTTGAGAAAAAAGGCATAGAAATCAAAGGCTTCATGGTTTCAGGGGCTTCCAAAAGAGGGTGGACCACGTATCTTACGGCGATCTTTGACCCGCGTGTTTTCGCCATCGCTCCTATGGTGTACGACAATCTGAACATAGAAGCCCAGCTCTTGCATCAAAAGGAGTACTACAGCACTTACAGCGAAAAACTCAAAGATTATCAGGAAAGAGGGCTCTTCGAAATTCTCGAAAGTGATCTGGGAAAAAGGCTCCTTGAAATGGTCGATCCTTACGCTATGAGATTGAGACTCTCTCTTCCAAAAATCCTCGTGCTTGGCACCAACGATGAATACTGGACCGTGGATTCGGCGAACCTCTACGTGGACGACCTCCCGGGCGAAACCTTTCTCTTCTACTCCCCGAACGATCCTCACAACCTGAAGAATGTGAAGGAGATAATAGAGACTCTCTCTTCGTTCTTCAAGATGTATCCCAAACTACCGAAGGTGGAATTTTCCTACGAGGGCGGTAAAATACTCGTTGAAAAGATCCCGGAAATTGTAGACGCGGAACTGTGGTTTGCAAGATCGAAGAGCAGAGATTTCAGAAAGACGGTGTGGCTTAGGCGTGGCGTGGAAGAAACCGATTATTCGCTGATCGGGGTACCTCCTGAAAAGCCTGAAGGTTTTTATCAAGCGTACTTCTTGAGAGTCACTCTCGAAATCAATGGGTTGAGGATGAAGCTTTGCAGTAAGATGATAGTGGAATAG
- a CDS encoding ABC transporter permease produces MKKIWNLMRRYPVVVGFVALLVALSILSDRFLTISNLLNVLRQVSVQAIIAFGMTIVIISGGIDLSVGSVFAFSAVVLASILKQGSIFLAMLAGLGVGALFGLFNGFVIAKAKLQPFIVTLATMAIARSFTLLYTNGMPITGFSDAFRFIGRGEIFSIPVPVFIMFGVFFLTWYLLSQTKLGLYAYSIGGNEEATRLSGVNVDNYKMIFYIVSGVYSAISAMILTARLNSAQPIFGQGYELDAIAAVVLGGASLSGGKGTVFGTLFGALIMGIINNGLNLLNVSPFYQQAVKGSIILAAVLLEREK; encoded by the coding sequence ATGAAAAAGATATGGAATCTTATGAGAAGATACCCGGTAGTTGTTGGATTCGTTGCACTGTTGGTCGCTCTGTCGATTCTTTCCGATAGATTTCTAACGATTTCCAATCTGCTCAACGTGTTGAGACAGGTTTCTGTTCAAGCAATCATAGCCTTTGGGATGACAATTGTCATCATTTCTGGTGGAATAGACCTTTCAGTGGGATCTGTTTTTGCTTTCAGTGCTGTTGTACTCGCGTCAATTCTGAAGCAAGGATCCATTTTTCTAGCTATGTTGGCAGGCCTGGGAGTTGGTGCTCTTTTTGGTCTTTTCAATGGCTTTGTGATAGCCAAGGCGAAACTACAACCTTTCATTGTAACGCTCGCAACGATGGCAATTGCCAGAAGCTTTACCCTTCTGTACACAAACGGTATGCCAATAACGGGGTTCAGCGATGCCTTCAGGTTCATTGGACGTGGAGAGATTTTCTCGATCCCTGTTCCTGTTTTCATCATGTTTGGAGTGTTTTTTCTAACTTGGTATCTCCTTTCCCAAACAAAACTTGGTTTGTACGCATATTCAATAGGTGGCAATGAGGAAGCAACAAGGTTAAGTGGCGTCAACGTTGACAATTACAAAATGATTTTTTACATCGTGAGTGGGGTATATTCTGCTATCAGCGCCATGATCTTAACAGCGAGGCTTAACAGCGCTCAACCCATTTTTGGACAAGGATACGAACTTGATGCCATCGCGGCGGTGGTTCTGGGTGGAGCAAGCCTTTCTGGAGGGAAAGGAACAGTATTTGGAACACTCTTTGGAGCTTTGATCATGGGAATCATAAACAACGGTCTCAATTTGCTGAATGTTTCACCATTTTATCAACAAGCAGTAAAAGGAAGTATCATTCTGGCGGCGGTCCTTCTGGAAAGAGAGAAATAA
- a CDS encoding radical SAM protein, producing MGFDPVERSKKIENLVMKDGERKYYRFRYSLYYGGIVTADSVGCNLLCAYCWNYFKNMRLEKVGDFFSPEEVAEKLVEISRKRRCDLFRISGAEPILGRKSAEHTKEVMKLVKGTFILETNGILFGYDPSLVDLFTDFDVLVRVNVKGWDEENFERITGADGRYFHYQLKALENLYGKVRFWVAVMYDLFGEEGLSELKKKLPVPCRIEKEYLEKYSFVVENLRKRGIL from the coding sequence ATGGGATTCGATCCGGTTGAAAGGTCAAAGAAGATAGAAAACCTTGTTATGAAAGACGGAGAGAGAAAATACTACAGGTTCAGGTACTCTCTGTATTATGGTGGGATCGTAACGGCAGACTCTGTCGGGTGTAATCTGCTCTGTGCTTACTGCTGGAACTACTTCAAGAACATGAGGCTAGAGAAGGTGGGAGACTTTTTCTCACCGGAAGAGGTGGCAGAAAAACTCGTGGAGATCTCAAGAAAAAGAAGATGCGATCTTTTCAGGATCAGCGGCGCAGAGCCGATTCTTGGAAGAAAATCGGCAGAACACACAAAAGAAGTGATGAAACTCGTGAAAGGAACGTTCATCCTGGAGACAAACGGCATTTTGTTTGGCTACGATCCATCCCTGGTGGATCTTTTCACTGACTTTGATGTTCTTGTGAGAGTGAATGTGAAGGGCTGGGACGAAGAAAACTTTGAACGAATAACCGGCGCGGATGGGCGGTATTTCCACTATCAGCTGAAAGCCCTGGAGAACCTGTATGGAAAGGTGCGTTTCTGGGTTGCCGTAATGTACGATCTATTCGGCGAAGAAGGACTGAGTGAACTCAAAAAGAAACTTCCCGTTCCTTGCAGGATAGAGAAGGAGTATCTGGAAAAATATTCATTCGTGGTGGAAAATTTGAGAAAGAGAGGTATTTTATAA
- the rbsB gene encoding ribose ABC transporter substrate-binding protein RbsB: MRKLVFTLLAVLLMLGVAFGAKYVVGLSLSTLNNPFFVTLRDGAVDTAKKLGIDLIVLDAQDNPAKQLNDIEDLIQRGVDLIIINPTDSDAIVSAVESANEAGIPVITVDRASNGGKVVCHIASDNVEGGRMAARYIAKVLNGKGKVVELVGIPGTSAARDRGKGFEEELAKYPGLQLVAKQTANFNRAEGLTVMENILEAHPDIDAVFAQNDEMALGAIEAIKAAGKLDDIIVVGFDAIPDAIEAIKKGEMEATIAQQPYLMGQLAVTKAFEYLTTGTVFFPVELKLVTTENVE; encoded by the coding sequence ATGAGGAAGTTGGTATTCACTTTGCTGGCGGTACTTCTTATGCTGGGAGTAGCATTCGGCGCAAAGTACGTTGTAGGACTCTCACTATCAACATTGAATAACCCGTTCTTCGTAACATTGAGAGATGGCGCTGTAGATACAGCAAAGAAACTAGGAATCGATTTGATTGTTTTGGATGCTCAGGATAACCCAGCGAAGCAGCTCAACGATATTGAAGACTTGATCCAAAGAGGTGTTGATCTCATCATCATTAACCCAACTGATAGCGACGCAATTGTATCAGCCGTGGAAAGTGCAAACGAAGCGGGGATTCCTGTTATAACAGTGGATAGGGCTTCAAATGGAGGAAAAGTAGTGTGCCACATTGCCTCTGATAACGTTGAAGGTGGAAGAATGGCAGCAAGGTACATAGCGAAAGTTTTAAACGGAAAGGGGAAGGTAGTGGAACTTGTAGGTATTCCTGGAACATCCGCAGCAAGAGATAGAGGGAAGGGCTTTGAAGAGGAACTCGCGAAATATCCTGGCTTACAGCTTGTAGCGAAGCAAACTGCTAACTTCAACAGAGCAGAGGGGCTCACAGTGATGGAAAACATCCTTGAAGCACATCCTGACATCGATGCTGTTTTTGCTCAAAATGATGAAATGGCGCTGGGAGCCATTGAAGCTATCAAAGCGGCTGGAAAACTCGATGACATAATCGTAGTAGGATTCGATGCCATTCCTGATGCAATAGAAGCTATCAAGAAGGGAGAAATGGAAGCAACTATTGCGCAGCAACCATACCTGATGGGTCAGCTGGCAGTCACAAAAGCGTTTGAATATCTGACAACAGGTACAGTCTTCTTCCCGGTTGAATTGAAGCTTGTAACTACTGAAAACGTCGAGTGA